One genomic segment of Profundibacter amoris includes these proteins:
- the addB gene encoding double-strand break repair protein AddB, with product MFEPTGTLRVFGLPPGADFPKALIDGVLERCKTRPPEFLATVEIYVNTRRMQRRIREIFDAGPARLLPRVRLITDLGQITALTGLPPAVPKLQRRLELAQLVAKLVEKQPDLAPRASVYDLADSLASLMDEMQSEGVPPEVIETLDISDQSGHWERALRFVRLTQVYFGETANEHPDSEARQRLVVERITEKWVSNPPQNPIIIAGSTGSRGATHMLMQAVAKLPQGALVLPGYDFDLPDHVWAAMDDAMSAADHPQFRFRALQNSLGIDSSDIAEWTKTTPPSAARNRLVSLALRPAPVTDQWMAEGPELTDLQTACENMTLVQAPSARIEALTIALKLRQAAETGQTAALITPDRTLTRQVTAALDQWGIEPDDSAGLPLPMSAPGRFLLHIAGLFGQVLTSETLLTLLKHPLTHSGKAGRGDHLRWTRDLELHIRKNGPPFPTKDSLSAWANAQADDGRREWAAWLGDLLDGLETVTARPLTDHLEHHLALARTLAAGPDDTGSGELWEKPAGQKALEQVSELQRCAGHGGVLAPFDYNTLFRNLLNQAEVHDPTRPHPNIMIWGTLEARVQGADLVILGGLNDGIWPAAPNPDPWMNRAMRQKAGLLLPERQIGLSAHDFQQAIGAKEVWLTRALRDAEAQTVPSRWLNRLTNLLGGLKETGGADALKTMQARGDGWLGMVAEMERISVSKPPEKRPSPIPPTSAQPKSLSVTGITKLIRDPYAVYAGKVLRIYPLDPIRQQPDAPLAGTVVHKILERFIKERTEETRDQAKARLMQIADEVLATDAPWPAARRVWRAKLARVADWFLQGEEDRAKLAKVFKLEQTGAAKVGTLDFTLTARADRLDRSDDGLTYIYDYKTGKPPTKKQQIEFDKQMLLTAAMVERAGFKGLADTRVGGAAFIGLGASPEVVPAPLDETDLNTIWAELETLISTYTAGEKGYTSRRAMEKTSYSYDYDHLARYGEWDESDTPEQEALT from the coding sequence ATGTTTGAACCCACCGGCACCCTTCGCGTATTCGGCCTGCCCCCGGGCGCGGATTTCCCAAAGGCCCTGATCGACGGCGTGCTGGAGCGTTGCAAAACCCGCCCGCCCGAATTTCTGGCAACGGTGGAAATCTACGTCAACACCCGCCGTATGCAACGTCGCATCCGCGAGATTTTCGACGCTGGCCCCGCCCGCCTGTTACCACGCGTGCGCCTGATCACCGACCTTGGCCAGATCACCGCCCTGACCGGCCTGCCCCCCGCAGTTCCCAAACTGCAACGGCGGCTGGAACTGGCGCAACTGGTCGCCAAACTGGTGGAAAAACAACCCGACCTGGCCCCGCGTGCCTCGGTCTATGATCTGGCCGACAGCCTTGCCAGCCTGATGGACGAAATGCAAAGCGAAGGCGTGCCGCCCGAAGTGATCGAAACCCTCGATATTTCCGATCAATCCGGCCATTGGGAACGGGCCTTGCGGTTTGTCAGACTCACACAGGTCTATTTCGGCGAAACCGCCAATGAACACCCCGACAGCGAAGCGCGGCAACGGTTGGTGGTGGAAAGGATAACGGAAAAATGGGTCTCTAACCCGCCACAAAACCCGATTATCATCGCCGGTTCAACCGGTTCACGCGGAGCCACGCATATGTTGATGCAGGCGGTTGCCAAACTGCCCCAAGGGGCGCTGGTTCTACCCGGATACGACTTTGATCTGCCCGATCATGTGTGGGCGGCGATGGATGACGCGATGAGTGCTGCGGATCATCCGCAATTCCGTTTCCGCGCCTTGCAGAATTCGCTGGGGATCGACAGCAGCGATATTGCCGAATGGACCAAAACCACACCGCCCAGCGCCGCGCGAAACCGGCTGGTTTCCCTTGCCCTGCGCCCGGCCCCTGTGACCGATCAATGGATGGCCGAAGGACCTGAACTGACCGATCTGCAAACAGCTTGCGAAAACATGACGCTGGTTCAGGCCCCCTCGGCGCGGATCGAGGCGCTGACGATTGCGCTGAAACTGCGGCAGGCCGCCGAAACCGGCCAGACGGCTGCCCTGATCACCCCCGACCGTACCCTGACCCGACAGGTCACCGCCGCGCTGGACCAATGGGGGATCGAGCCGGACGACAGTGCCGGATTGCCCCTGCCCATGTCCGCGCCGGGGCGGTTCCTGCTGCATATCGCGGGGTTGTTCGGACAGGTGCTGACCTCGGAAACCCTGCTGACGCTGTTGAAACATCCGTTGACCCATTCGGGCAAGGCGGGGCGGGGCGACCACTTGCGCTGGACCCGCGATCTGGAGCTGCACATCCGCAAAAACGGCCCGCCCTTCCCGACCAAAGACAGCCTGAGCGCCTGGGCCAACGCGCAGGCCGATGACGGCAGACGCGAATGGGCGGCCTGGCTGGGCGATTTGCTGGACGGGCTGGAAACCGTCACCGCCCGCCCGTTAACCGACCATCTGGAACACCACCTTGCCCTTGCCCGCACGCTGGCCGCCGGCCCCGACGATACCGGCAGCGGCGAGTTGTGGGAAAAACCCGCCGGGCAAAAGGCATTGGAGCAGGTCAGCGAACTGCAACGCTGCGCCGGTCATGGCGGCGTGCTGGCTCCGTTCGATTACAACACCCTGTTTCGCAACCTGCTGAATCAGGCCGAAGTCCACGATCCGACCCGCCCGCATCCGAATATCATGATCTGGGGCACGCTCGAGGCCCGCGTTCAGGGTGCCGATCTGGTGATACTTGGCGGGCTGAATGACGGCATCTGGCCTGCCGCGCCCAACCCCGACCCGTGGATGAACCGCGCCATGCGGCAAAAGGCTGGGCTGTTGCTGCCCGAACGCCAGATTGGCCTGTCGGCGCATGATTTCCAACAGGCGATTGGCGCGAAAGAAGTCTGGCTGACCCGCGCCCTGCGCGATGCCGAGGCCCAGACCGTGCCGTCACGCTGGCTGAACCGGCTGACAAACCTGCTGGGCGGCCTGAAGGAAACCGGTGGTGCCGATGCGCTGAAAACCATGCAGGCGCGCGGGGATGGGTGGCTGGGTATGGTGGCGGAAATGGAGCGCATATCAGTCTCTAAACCGCCTGAAAAGCGCCCCTCACCCATTCCGCCAACTTCCGCACAGCCCAAATCCCTGTCGGTCACTGGCATCACAAAACTGATCCGCGACCCCTATGCGGTTTACGCGGGCAAGGTGCTGCGCATTTACCCGCTGGACCCGATCCGCCAGCAACCCGATGCGCCGTTGGCGGGCACCGTAGTGCACAAGATCCTTGAGCGGTTCATCAAGGAACGCACCGAAGAAACCCGTGATCAGGCCAAAGCACGCCTGATGCAAATTGCCGACGAGGTGCTTGCAACCGACGCACCGTGGCCCGCCGCGCGCCGTGTCTGGCGGGCGAAACTGGCGCGGGTTGCGGACTGGTTTTTGCAAGGGGAAGAAGATCGCGCTAAACTGGCCAAAGTATTCAAGCTGGAACAGACGGGTGCGGCCAAAGTCGGCACGCTGGATTTCACCCTGACTGCGCGGGCCGATCGGCTGGACCGTTCGGACGACGGGCTGACCTATATCTATGATTACAAAACCGGCAAACCACCAACGAAAAAGCAGCAGATCGAGTTTGATAAACAAATGTTGCTGACGGCTGCGATGGTAGAACGGGCGGGGTTCAAGGGATTGGCCGATACCCGCGTTGGCGGCGCCGCTTTCATCGGGCTGGGGGCCAGCCCCGAGGTGGTGCCCGCCCCGCTGGATGAAACCGACCTGAACACGATCTGGGCCGAGTTAGAGACGCTAATTTCCACCTATACCGCCGGCGAAAAGGGCTATACATCCCGCCGCGCGATGGAGAAAACCAGCTATTCCTACGACTATGACCATCTGGCCCGCTATGGCGAATGGGACGAAAGCGACACACCAGAACAGGAGGCGCTGACATGA
- a CDS encoding nucleotidyltransferase family protein, translated as MRQTPNALMLFAAGFGTRMGALTANRPKPLIPVAGKPLIDHTLDIATEAGIGNIVVNTHYLPDMMQAHLGGCDITLSHEDEILETGGGLRHALPLLGPDPVFTLNTDAVWTGPNPLQTLAAAWDPDRMDALLLLIPLPQAKGHRGKGDFIPDENGTLTRGAGLVYSGAQIIKTNTLPAIPQTKFSLNLLWDEMIKSRRLFGIPHSGNWCDVGTPQGIEIAQTMIGTRDV; from the coding sequence ATGCGCCAAACCCCGAACGCCCTGATGCTGTTTGCCGCCGGTTTCGGAACCCGCATGGGTGCCCTGACCGCCAACCGCCCGAAACCGTTGATCCCTGTCGCGGGCAAACCGCTGATCGACCACACGCTGGACATTGCCACAGAGGCGGGCATTGGCAACATCGTGGTAAACACCCACTATCTGCCCGACATGATGCAGGCCCACCTTGGCGGATGCGATATTACCCTGTCGCACGAGGACGAAATTCTTGAAACCGGTGGCGGATTGCGCCATGCGCTGCCGCTGCTTGGCCCTGATCCCGTGTTCACCCTGAACACCGATGCCGTCTGGACCGGTCCCAACCCGCTGCAAACCCTTGCCGCTGCCTGGGATCCTGACAGAATGGACGCGCTGTTGCTGCTGATCCCGCTGCCGCAAGCCAAGGGGCACAGGGGCAAAGGCGATTTCATCCCCGATGAAAACGGCACCCTGACCCGTGGCGCGGGGCTGGTCTATTCCGGTGCGCAGATCATCAAGACAAATACCCTGCCCGCCATTCCGCAGACCAAATTTTCCCTGAACCTGCTGTGGGACGAGATGATCAAATCCCGCCGCCTGTTCGGCATCCCGCACAGCGGTAACTGGTGCGATGTCGGCACGCCTCAAGGCATCGAAATTGCCCAAACCATGATCGGAACACGCGATGTTTGA